A single region of the Lycium barbarum isolate Lr01 chromosome 2, ASM1917538v2, whole genome shotgun sequence genome encodes:
- the LOC132627344 gene encoding cellulose synthase A catalytic subunit 2 [UDP-forming]-like — protein MDTNGRLIAGSHNRNEFVLINADEVGRVTSVKELSGQICQICGDEIEVTVDGEPFVACNECAFPVCRPCYEYERREGNQACPQCKTRYKRIKGSPRVDGDDEEDEFDDLDHEFDYDGNPRHISEAALSARRANYNASGLTTPAEVDPKALNSEIPLLTFGQEDDTISADQHALIIPPFMGRGKKVHPVPYSDSSMSLPPRPMDPKKDLAVYGYGTVAWKQRMEEWKKKQNEKLQVVKHGGGKGCGNDGDDLDDPDLPKMDEGRQPLSRKLPISSSRLSPYRLTILVRLAVLGLFFHYRITHPVHDAIVLWLLSIICEIWFAVSWIFDQFPKWCPIRRETYLDRLSLRYEKEGKPSGLAHIDVFVSTVDPMKEPPLITANTVLSILAVDYPVDKVSCYVSDDGAAMLTFEALSETSEFARKWVPFCKKFSIEPRAPEWYFCQKVDYLKNKVDASFVRERRAMKRDYEEFKVRINGLVATAQKVPEDGWTMQDGTPWPGNLVRDHPGMIQVFLGNDGVRDIEGNVLPRLIYVSREKRPGFDHHKKAGAMNALMRVSAVISNAPYMLNVDCDHYINNSKALREAMCFMMDPTSGKKICYVQFPQRFDGIDRHDRYSNRNVVFFDINMKGLDGIQGPIYVGTGCVFRRQALYGYDAPKKTKPPGKTCNCWPKWCCCCFSSRKKHKKGKTTKDNKKKTKSKEASPQIHALENIEEGIEGIDSEKASLMPQIKLEKKFGQSPVFVASTLLEDGGIPPGATSASLLKEAIHVISCGYEDKTEWGKEVGWIYGSVTEDILTGFKMHCHGWRSVYCMPTRPAFKGSAPINLSDRLHQVLRWALGSVEILLSRHCPIWYGYGCGLKPLERFSYINSVVYPLTSVPLIIYCALPAVCLLTGKFIVPEISNYASILFMALFIMIAVTSVLEMQWGGVTIDDWWRNEQFWVIGGASSHLFALFQGLLKVLAGVNTSFTVTSKAADDGEFSDLYLFKWTSLLIPPMTLLILNIIGVVVGVSDAINNGYDSWGPLFGRLFFALWVIVHLYPFLKGVMGRQNNVPTIIVVWSILLASICSLLWVRLNPFTARGGLVLEVCGLDCE, from the exons ATGGATACAAATGGTAGGCTTATTGCTGGTTCGCACAATAGAAATGAGTTTGTTCTCATCAATGCTGATGAGGTTGGAAGA GTAACTTCTGTGAAAGAATTAAGTGGACAGATTTGCCAGATTTGTGGAGATGAGATTGAAGTAACAGTAGATGGGGAGCCATTTGTTGCTTGCAATGAATGTGCATTTCCTGTTTGCAGACCTTGCTATGAGTATGAAAGAAGAGAAGGGAATCAAGCTTGCCCTCAATGTAAAACTAGGTACAAGAGGATTAAAGGGAGTCCTAGAGTTGATGGAGATGATGAAGAAGATGAATTTGATGACTTAGACCACGAATTCGATTACGATGGTAACCCAAGACATATTTCTGAGGCTGCACTATCTGCTCGCCGTGCCAATTATAATGCATCTGGTCTTACTACCCCAGCAGAAGTAGATCCTAAGGCCCTTAACTCAGAGATCCCTCTACTTACTTTTGGTCAAGAG gaTGATACAATTTCAGCTGATCAACATGCTCTTATTATTCCACCGTTTATGGGTCGTGGGAAGAAAGTTCATCCTGTGCCTTACTCTGATTCATCAATGTCTT TGCCTCCTCGCCCGATGGATCCTAAGAAAGATTTGGCTGTTTATGGATATGGTACTGTTGCATGGAAGCAAAGAATGGAGGAGTGGAAGAAGAAGCAGAATGAGAAATTACAGGTGGTTAAGCATGGAGGAGGCAAAGGTTGTGGTAACGATGGCGATGACCTGGATGATCCCGATCTCCCCAA GATGGATGAAGGCAGACAACCACTTTCGAGAAAGCTGCCTATTTCCTCTAGCAGGCTAAGCCCGTACAGATTAACCATTTTAGTTCGTCTTGCTGTTCTTGGGCTCTTTTTCCACTATAGAATAACGCATCCTGTCCATGATGCAATTGTATTATGGCTGCTTTCTATTATTTGTGAAATATGGTTTGCTGTATCGTGGATATTTGATCAGTTTCCTAAATGGTGTCCAATTCGTCGAGAGACATACTTGGATAGGCTATCTCTGAG GTATGAGAAAGAAGGGAAGCCTTCTGGGTTAGCCCATATAGATGTATTTGTTAGTACAGTGGATCCCATGAAAGAACCTCCGCTTATTACTGCAAATACTGTTCTCTCCATTCTCGCTGTGGATTATCCAGTGGACAAGGTTTCGTGCTACGTCTCTGATGATGGTGCGGCCATGCTTACTTTTGAGGCTCTCTCTGAAACATCTGAGTTTGCGAGGAAATGGGTCCCGTTCTGCAAAAAGTTCAGCATAGAGCCTCGGGCCCCGGAGTGGTATTTTTGTCAGAAGGTTGATTATCTGAAAAATAAAGTAGATGCATCATTTGTGAGGGAACGTCGTGCTATGAAG AGAGACTATGAAGAATTCAAGGTTCGGATAAATGGGCTGGTTGCCACGGCACAAAAGGTTCCCGAAGACGGCTGGACCATGCAAGATGGAACGCCTTGGCCAGGAAATCTTGTCAGGGATCATCCTGGAATGATTCAG GTCTTCCTGGGTAATGATGGTGTGCGTGATATTGAAGGGAATGTACTTCCTCGCCTTATTTATGTTTCTCGAGAGAAGCGTCCAGGATTTGACCACCACAAGAAGGCTGGTGCCATGAATGCTTTG ATGCGGGTATCAGCAGTCATATCAAATGCTCCTTACATGCTCAATGTGGATTGTGATCACTATATAAATAACAGTAAGGCACTGAGAGAAGCTATGTGCTTTATGATGGACCCCACTTCAGGAAAGAAAATATGCTACGTACAATTTCCTCAAAGATTTGATGGTATTGATAGGCATGACAGATACTCCAACCGCAATGTGGTCTTCTTTGAT ATCAATATGAAAGGACTTGATGGGATCCAGGGTCCAATTTACGTGGGTACTGGATGTGTCTTCAGGAGGCAAGCCCTTTATGGTTATGATGCTCCAAAGAAGACAAAACCTCCAGGAAAAACATGCAACTGCTGGCCTAAATGGTGTTGCTGTTGTTTCAGTTCTCGAAAGAAGCATAAGAAAGGGAAAACAACCAAGGATAACAAAAAGAAGACAAAGAGCAAAGAGGCTTCACCCCAAATTCATGCCCTCGAAAATATCGAGGAAGGAATTGAAG GAATTGATAGTGAAAAAGCATCCCTCATGCCTCAGATAAAACTTGAGAAGAAATTTGGTCAGTCACCAGTATTCGTTGCTTCAACACTTCTAGAAGATGGTGGCATTCCTCCAGGAGCAACATCAGCATCTCTCCTTAAAGAAGCAATACATGTTATTAGTTGTGGTTATGAAGACAAAACAGAATGGGGTAAAGAG GTTGGATGGATTTATGGATCTGTTACTGAGGATATCCTTACTGGGTTTAAGATGCACTGTCATGGTTGGAGATCTGTCTACTGCATGCCCACTAGGCCTGCATTTAAGGGATCTGCTCCCATCAATCTTTCAGATCGTCTTCACCAGGTTCTGCGTTGGGCTTTGGGATCTGTTGAAATCCTCTTGAGTAGACATTGTCCAATTTGGTACGGATATGGGTGTGGTCTGAAGCCTCTCGAGCGGTTTTCCTACATAAACTCAGTCGTCTACCCTTTGACTTCTGTTCCTTTGATCATATATTGTGCATTGCCCGCTGTCTGTTTGCTTACCGGGAAATTTATTGTTCCAGAG ATTAGCAACTATGCTAGCATACTTTTCATGGCACTTTTCATAATGATTGCTGTGACGAGTGTTCTTGAGATGCAATGGGGAGGTGTTACTATTGATGACTGGTGGAGAAACGAGCAGTTCTGGGTCATTGGTGGTGCCTCATCTCACCTATTTGCTCTTTTCCAAGGTCTTCTTAAAGTTTTGGCTGGTGTCAACACTAGCTTCACTGTTACTTCCAAAGCAGCAGATGATGGGGAGTTCTCTGACCTTTATCTATTCAAATGGACATCTTTGTTGATTCCTCCAATGACTTTGTTAATTCTTAACATCATTGGAGTCGTAGTCGGTGTTTCAGATGCAATCAACAATGGTTATGATTCTTGGGGTCCTCTATTTGGTAGGCTTTTCTTCGCCTTATGGGTCATTGTTCATCTGTATCCCTTCCTCAAAGGTGTGATGGGTAGACAAAATAACGTTCCAACCATCATTGTTGTCTGGTCCATCCTTCTGGCATCTATCTGCTCCTTATTGTGGGTCCGACTCAACCCATTCACGGCGAGAGGTGGACTCGTCTTAGAGGTATGTGGGTTAGACTGCGAGTAA
- the LOC132628939 gene encoding uncharacterized protein LOC132628939, which translates to MAENNKQLSILEFLRMPSVANVTSAIVKPAINEGFELKRSMIKLLHAYAQFLGLSHEDPYQHSQNFLEISDTYITNNGVTSDYVRLTLFPFSLFGQAKRWLRAKPPNSITTWDDLARKFVARFFPSGKTERIRSEIVSFRQKEGESLFMQLGKDSSPAGGRILEKNYDEIYALLNKFTQGNPDWQGDVGRGIIQKPVGVLELDVVSALSAQMTAIANRICKLTITQNQPQVQPMQHVQSFCEFCREGHSSDICAANPESIHFGGNANMCQGNQNQFENTYTFNWRNHPNFSWGGQQGNQNQFRQQGQQRNHQQTQNYQSAQVTHATKLLSSIEEMLKKIMVDNQNHAIAIRNLERQMRQLASAHNTRPNGALPSDTEPHDTEKW; encoded by the exons ATGGCCGAGAACAACAAGCAACTATCTATACTGGAATTCCTGAGAATGCCAAGTGTTGCCAACGTTACTTCCGCTATTGTCAAGCCTGCCATCAATGAGGGCTTCGAGCTGAAACGGAGCATGATCAAGCTACTTCATGCTTACGCACAGTTCTTGGGGTTGTCGCATGAGGATCCTTACCAACATAGTCAGAACTTCCTAGAGATCAGTGATACTTATATCACTAATAATGGGGTCACGTCTGATTATGTCAGACTCACATTGTTCCCTTTCTCCTTATTTGGACAGGCTAAAAGATGGTTGAGAGCAAAGCCACCTAATTCAATCAccacttgggatgatttggctcGCAAATTCGTGGCTAGATTCTTTCCTTCAGGGAAAACTGAAAGAATCAGGAGTGAAATTGTGTCATTCAGGCAGAAAGAAGGAGAGTCACTTTTTATGCAGCTTGGGAAAGATTCAAGTC CAGCTGGCGGGCGAATTCTGGAGAAGAACTATGATGAAATATATGCCCTGTTGAACAAGTTCACACAGGGTAACCCTGATTGGCAAGGTGATGTGGGCCGAGGTATAATTCAGAAACCTGTCGGAGTTCTTGAGCTTGATGTTGTATCAGCACTTTCCGCACAAATGACTGCCATAGCAAATCGAATCTGCAAGCTGACGATAACTCAGAATCAGCCGCAGGTACAACCAATGCAACATGTCCAATCATTTTGTGAATTCTGCAGAGAAGGCCATAGTAGTGATATATGCGCAGCAAATCCAGAATCAATTCATTTCGGGGGCAATGCTAACATGTGCCAGGGGAATCAGAATCAGTTCGAAAATACTTACACTTTCAATTGGAGAAACCACCCAAATTTCTCTTGGGGTGGACAGCAGGGAAATCAGAACCAGTTTAGGCAACAGGGTCAGCAACGGAATCATCAACAAACTCAGAATTACCAGTCAGCACAGGTTACTCATGCAACTAAGCTCTTGAGTAGTATTGAAGAGATGCTGAAAAAGATAATGGTGGATAATCAAAATCATGCTATAGCCATCCGTAATCTAGAAAGACAGATGCGACAACTTGCTAGCGCCCATAACACCAGGCCGAATGGAGCACTTCCTAGTGACACTGAACCGCATGACACTGAGAAATGGTAG